A genomic segment from Xiphophorus maculatus strain JP 163 A chromosome 6, X_maculatus-5.0-male, whole genome shotgun sequence encodes:
- the LOC111608839 gene encoding uncharacterized protein LOC111608839, giving the protein MYLGTAPNNLASTTLAFFQGSVEEFGFPLRVRADQGVENVDVARLMFMIRGTGRSSFISGKSVHNQRIERLWRDLWTAVTCIYYDVLHYLEEEGYLDISNEAHLFCCHYVFLPRLQDDLDTFRSGWDNHPLRTESNMTPNQLWVLGRTHHPIPEPHGALTEGVQIPEIEWEDSGLSLHEESNVTVPNSNLQLTDEQMAALRNAVNPKATSLSSGCDIYIAAIQFCEQFFTM; this is encoded by the exons ATGTATCTTGGTACAGCTCCCAACAACCTGGCATCTACCACACTCGCTTTCTTTCAAGGTTCAGTGGAGGAGTTTGGTTTCCCCCTCAG GGTACGTGCTGATCAAGGGGTGGAAAATGTGGACGTGGCACGACTTATGTTTATGATTCGTGGAACAGGAAGAAGCAGTTTCATATCTGGAAAAAGTGTGCACAATCAAAG GATTGAGCGACTGTGGAGAGATCTGTGGACAGCTGTAACGTGCATCTATTATGATGTGCTACACTACCTTGAAGAAGAGGGATACCTGGACATTTCAAATGAAGCACACCTCTTCTGTTGCCATTATGTCTTCCTGCCACGTCTGCAGGATGATCTGGATACTTTCCGCAGTGGCTGGGACAATCACCCACTTCGAACTGAAAGCAACATGACTCCTAACCAGCTCTGGGTTCTTGGTCGTACACATCATCCAATTCCTGAACCCCACGGTGCCTTGACAGag ggTGTACAGATTCCCGAAATTGAATGGGAGGACAGCGGGCTTTCTCTTCACGAAGAGTCAAATGTCACAGTACCAAACTCTAATTTGCAACTGACTGACGAACAAATGGCAGCCTTAAGAAATGCAGTAAACCCAAAAGCCACATCACTGTCATCTGGATGTGACATTTATATTGCTGCAATTCAGTTTTGCGAGCAGTTTTTTACTATGTGA